Within the Hermetia illucens chromosome 6, iHerIll2.2.curated.20191125, whole genome shotgun sequence genome, the region AACCTCGACTTCGCTGATAAGATATGCTTGATCTTTCACagggtcatggactttggtcaaatggttctggatttggaaagacagGCAGGCAATGTTGGACTGAAGCTGAACAACAAGAAAACAAAGGTTATTTctgcgggtcatcgcactctccctatccgcattaatggccagagcatcgaaggcgttgatcaatttatatatctagaaagcattttttgttgaggatactgggagtggagcgattaccattCGGTCaggctgcttccagggcagagttgaggcagcgtctgatgagttgcctctgtcctggacgaaactgtcagtcaaaattttcattctttttaggACGCATTGTTTTtgctgacggtggcaccgaactggatgtagcCTGACGCGTCAACAGTGCTTGATCCCCTTTCGCTACCCTGTCTaatatctggaaatgcagctatctcGACACCATGATCAAGTTGAAATTCTTCCgcttgacactatctcaaacgaagaacttggtcgacgcacaggTTTGGCACTCATACGCACtatgatcggaaggcgaaagtgagATCGGATCGTTCGCACATTAAGGAGGCATTAAGGACaattgcagtggaatccactctcccaagattgcCGACAGgtggtcgccccaagggcacttggtgcagaacaggaGAAGAGAAGTGCATACATTTCAGGAAAtcgtagggggggggggggaccgcGAACGGTGgagtgtaggtgtggttgactcgCCATACCCTACTAAGGGGTAAATGGTAACCATAAATATTTTGACTGGGGAAAGGTGGATGATTAGGTAAGCTCCGAGAAAGTAGGTAAGCAAGTGGATGAAAATGATTGGAGAATGATCCATACAAGCATTTAGACCTTTATCTATTAAGGGTATTTTTTCCTTGCTTCACAAGCAGCGACTTATAAGTGAAAGAACATTCCTTAATGACAGTGtgtgtgaatttttttcattgaagaaccTATCTTAAGCTTTATGAAGTGAAGCAACCGATGCAACAACATCTTTTCTTACATTGTCCATAAATTTTTAAAGTGGCGCCATTTAAACTGATATAATCTTTGACCCTATTTCGATGCTTGGATTCAATTGAATATTACCGAAacccttttcaatattttctgccGGAAAGTTGTTCCACAGGTTAAGAGATGAAGTTTCTGCCTTCTGGAACGTTGCCAAGAAAATTATCTTTCTCATCCCTGCTGTTAAAGCCGAGATTTCTTGAGGTTAGGTCCGGtaatatcaaaatttttttccTCCTTGGCAAGTAGACATTTAAATTATCAAATGAATAGTTAGTCTCGCCAAACTGACTTGACCTAAGTAGAAATGCACACGATCTATGCGGGAATTCCCATAAATCCATCCCGGATTTCTCAAAGTAAACATTTTCAATTTACGTAAAAAGTATCTTTACCCTCTTTATTAAAAAGAAACTAAACTTCTGAAAAAAACTCTCCATTCTAATGTAGGTGAATTAGCATATTCGACGACCATTAAAATCCATTTAAAGTACAATATTAAGAGCAAAGTTTCCTAGAAGAAAACTTTCATGTTACCTCTCACTTGACGTCAATTAAACATTACATGAAGCCATTTCATAGTTTatctttgttttttattatttatcttgGCCTATTCTAGAACCTACAAGCAAATGTGCGAAGTACACACAATTTATGTCAGCAGATGAGATGTACCAAGTCTAATGAAAATGAATTATATGAGTCATTTCTACACAAGGTGGAAATGTttctatattatttatttaaggcTGCAATATGATCGTCATTATCGCGCTACGAGTATCTTTATGATATTGTATCTGTAAATGTATTAATTTAATATTacctgaataataataatggcacACGTAGGTAAAGCCTTTGAGTAGATGAGCATACTGCATCTAaggcaacgaaaaaaaaaacttcgttTCGTACAATTCGGGAGCGCATAAACTAGATGGCGGAGTACAAAGCGTAAGTATCTACTATCTCGTATGAGTGTCTGTCTACTTGCTTGAATGGGGAGTAAGACACAATTTTCACTATAAAAGACGACTTGGAGACGACGTTAATCATCAGTCGGTTCTCCATTTTCATTCCAAGTGAAACCAATTCAAACCTTGGTGAGTTTGCGAAGATATCTAACTTTGTTTTTTGGTTATCATCTTTTCATCCCCATCGATATTTTGCTGAATTTTATAATCTGATTATCTGTTAAAATCGGTTACGGGTTTGATTTTCATAAAAAGTGGAAGTGAATTTGTGAATATTTGTTgctaattgaattgaatttattaaggaaaaTTTTCTATGGAAGGAAATTTCATGAATTCTAAAATCGAGTttctcgcttaaatctttcgttttttcATTTGAGATTGCATGAATGTTAATTAGTTGTGCGCTTTATAATCCTTTGATTATTTCCGAAAAGTAGAAATTTAGTATCCTAAAatatttttgggtttttttttctttgaatgtgTTGCTCAACAGGAATGTTTGTTTGTGATAAGAACTTGTTTAAATTGGGTAAAGTTCGAGGTTGCGAGCCTTTGAATGTTAACAACTCTTTGATGTGCGGATTAGACTTCCgattaagtaaaaaaaaacttagtgaataaagttcaatgaatCTTCTCCAGGGAATTCACGCCGCTTTTAGTTTTGTGGTTTGCAATCACATGACTTTTTTTCGTAAACCTCGTTATTGCGTTTGTATTGATTTTCTTGGTTTCTCTATTGATTTTCCGAGAATACATTTTATGTGTTAGcgtaattatgcaactttatttgtgcaacgCCTGAACTTTGGGTAGATTCAGTATATTTGCTTTCCTATGCATTATCTATAAGGGAAGTttctgggaacttcttctgaagTATGCAAAgtcattttgtttgattttcaataaaaaatatccAACGTTTGCACGTAGACTAGAGCCATTCAAGCGTTACAATAAAACAAGATATTAACGAACTtcctttgattttctttttagttcAACATGAAATTCACCGTTGCCGTTTTGTTGGCTCTTGTTGCCGTTTGCTTTGCCGACGACAAATACACTACCAAATACGATAACCTCGATGTTGATGAAATCCTAAAATCTGACCGTCTCTTCAAGAACTACTACAACTGCTTGTTGGACAAGGGCAAGTGCAGTCCCGAAGCTCGTGAATTGAAACGTGTTCTTCCTGATGCCCTTCAAACTGAATGCTCCAAGTGCAGCGAAAGACAACGTACCGGAACCGACAAGGTCCTCCGTCACTTGATTGAAAACAAACCAGCTGAATGGAAAGAACTTTCCGCTGTTTACGATCCACAAAACATCTACATCACCAAATACCGCGCTGAGGCTGAGAAGCGAGGAATCAAGCTTCCAAACTAAATAGTTAAAGATTCTTACAAGAAAGATAAGATACGATAGGTTCTGTATGCTGTGAGGCCCCGAAATCTGCACAAACTATGAAACTGAAAAGATACCAACTACCAACTACTccacataaaacctgagaacATCACCTTTCATCTTTAgctaaattaaataatttgggGCTCTTCGTATGGATTTAAGGAAcgagtgattttttttatataacttTAATGCTAATGGCGATTTTAATTTCTCATTTTTTATTGTTAGATGTGTAAAAGTCTTGTGAACAAATTCTTTTTTATATGAAAACATGGAAAAAACCATAATTACCGTCTTTTAATATTTATCATAAATATTTACTCTTTATTTTTTGGTTTAAATGGGATCGAGGTTGATGGAAATTTCACTTCTTATACAACCGGCACAGTGGCGTGCGCAGTCAGTGTCATAAATCCGATAAAGCGAAGTAAAGAGAAAAAAACCTTGGCTATTTCATAATTTTCATGCATATTGAATTGAATGCGGCGATATCGATATTGAGGCGACCAAGAAGAGGAGGCCTTCCGAAATGCGACCAAGCGGTTTTCCAGTTGCGCTTACCTACGGCAACAAGTCTGCACAGAATTGTTGTGCAATCGGTAAAGGTGGCTGTTACTCCACCATATCATGCATGTGATGGACTAGTAGTTGCTCGATCTAGTTGGCCGTTTGtcgcattttcttttctttcttaacAGTGTAGCgtggaatatgttggatttgtgatTGACCAGAGATTGTTTTGTGTCGGTAAACCCAGCGGATCGTTATAATTAATCTTGGAACtctgaagccattttttggaTAACATTGAAGGGGTCAAGCTGTAAATGAAGAGCAGCTAATTTTTATGGATGCATAGACTTGCTGCAAGGCCTCAAATGAGGGTCAAGTTCAACTTACCGATCTTTCCTCCTGTAAAAATTCTAGCCCCATCTAAACGGGTTATCTTTTTCCTGTTTTACTTAATCCACTTTTCAGATTCACTTGGTAAAACCAGAACTCAACTTCCTCTCAACGACTCTACATTGAAAGACACCACTCCAAGTAGTCTACTATGACGTTATTCACCTGCAGCTGCAATCGTACATACATTAATTCTAGTCAATATAACTTTCGCTGTTTTTCTACTTTTACAAGTTGAGCGACAAACTTGATGTCTTCTGTGAAAAAAGCGACAGTTTACGAGtactttaagtgtgcacttaCTTAGTGTCTGGTATAGTGCACCGGCGTTCAGTACCTGCAGCATGTTACGTAGTCCATGGGAAAAtctgaaggttttgtttgctgttTAGAGGTGTTTACTTCTAGTTTGTGAAATTCAGTTTTGAAACTGCACATTCTTAGGTTGAGGCATGACGAAGACAGTTGTTTGGAGTTTCACTTTGAAAGCGTAGATAATTCCCGAGGAAAAGAATTGTTACTAGTCTTAACAGACCTGAAATCTTGGCTGATTTCAGAGTTCTTCTTTTTCGGTCTTTGttctatttggtagaaaagtcaGTTCGCCTGAGTCTGGTTCGTCACTTTTTCTTATAATAGGTTCGGTCTGTTTGTAACCGTTAGCTAATCAAATCATTACTTGTCATCGAGTTGCATATCACTCAGCTATTTATCACGAGTACGGATTAAATATCTGTATCACTGACGACACTTACTTTGTAACTTGCCAATGAGTAGCTGTTCATTTGTGAATGCATTTGCGcagagagtgttggactcccgtaacggtacatcgtcggactaccaactaaacatctccccatcatcagagagctagcctggaaccgtttgtcacattactttgggttagttcccgaactctcccgccttgcagagccttcaaatca harbors:
- the LOC119659221 gene encoding ejaculatory bulb-specific protein 3 — its product is MKFTVAVLLALVAVCFADDKYTTKYDNLDVDEILKSDRLFKNYYNCLLDKGKCSPEARELKRVLPDALQTECSKCSERQRTGTDKVLRHLIENKPAEWKELSAVYDPQNIYITKYRAEAEKRGIKLPN